A genomic stretch from Microtus pennsylvanicus isolate mMicPen1 chromosome 11, mMicPen1.hap1, whole genome shotgun sequence includes:
- the LOC142831493 gene encoding serine protease 30-like isoform X1, with amino-acid sequence MESWTRCIFLLLLQLLPGGHGDVLPSVCGHSRDAGKIVGGQDAPEGQWPWQVSLWIAGEGHVCGGSLIHPGWVLTAAHCFNRFKDPSFYQVKVGGLTLSLLESPTTLVTVRSIFVHPSYLWEDTSSGDIALVQLGTLLKPSQFSPVCLPEAQAPLTPGTVCWVTGWGSTQERDLASVLQELAVPLLDSEECEKMYHIPESSQSGKRFIQSDMLCAGYAEGQKDSCQGDSGGPLVCVINSSWIQKAELKSGEGLGLKEPTLPSPFKCRADKFCCLLPPDNYHPEDSKTMWGRTEEKSSILPSIFFFCGGGLFSEQTLI; translated from the exons ATGGAGTCCTGGACAAGgtgcatttttcttcttctgctgcagctgctgccag GAGGCCATGGGGATGTGTTGCCTTCAG TGTGTGGCCATTCCAGAGATGCTGGGAAAATCGTGGGTGGCCAAGATGCGCCAGAAGGACAGTGGCCGTGGCAGGTCAGCCTGTGGATAGCTGGAGAGGGCCACGTATGTGGGGGCTCCCTCATCCACCCAGGATGGGTGCTCACGGCTGCCCACTGCTTCAACAG GTTTAAGGACCCTAGCTTTTACCAGGTGAAGGTTGGTGGACTGACACTCTCCCTTCTGGAGTCCCCCACAACCCTAGTGACTGTGAGGAGCATCTTTGTGCACCCCAGCTACCTCTGGGAAGACACATCTAGTGGAGATATTGCCTTGGTGCAACTGGGCACGCTTCTGAAACCCTCTCAATTCTCTCCCGTCTGCCTCCCGGAAGCCCAAGCTCCTCTCACCCCTGGGACTGTCTGTTGGGTAACGGGCTGGGGCTCTACCCAAGAAAGAG ACCTGGCGAGTGTCCTCCAGGAGTTAGCTGTGCCTCTCTTGGACTCGGAGGAGTGCGAGAAGATGTACCACATCCCGGAGAGCAGCCAGTCAGGGAAGCGATTCATCCAGTCAGACATGCTCTGTGCGGGCTACGCAGAGGGCCAGAAAGACTCCTGCCAG GGTGACTCTGGGGGACCACTGGTCTGTGTCATCAACAGTTCTTGGATCCAG AAGGCAGAACTCAAGTCTGGCGAGGGTCTTGGTCTTAAGGAGCCGACTCTGCCCTCTCCTTTCAAGTGCCGAGCTGATAAATTCTGTTGCCTTCTGCCTCCCGATAACTACCATCCAGAAGACAGCAAGACGATGTGGGGTAGAACAGAAGAAAAGTCCTCAATTTTgccttccatattttttttttgtggaggggGTTTATTTTCTGAGCAAACTCTCATATAA
- the LOC142831493 gene encoding serine protease 30-like isoform X2 — MESWTRCIFLLLLQLLPGGHGDVLPSVCGHSRDAGKIVGGQDAPEGQWPWQVSLWIAGEGHVCGGSLIHPGWVLTAAHCFNRFKDPSFYQVKVGGLTLSLLESPTTLVTVRSIFVHPSYLWEDTSSGDIALVQLGTLLKPSQFSPVCLPEAQAPLTPGTVCWVTGWGSTQERDLASVLQELAVPLLDSEECEKMYHIPESSQSGKRFIQSDMLCAGYAEGQKDSCQGDSGGPLVCVINSSWIQVGITSWGVGCARPLRPGVYTRVPFYVDWIQKTLAENHSEHSEACGGHSGASGPHPLLMLVLLAIALPAAL; from the exons ATGGAGTCCTGGACAAGgtgcatttttcttcttctgctgcagctgctgccag GAGGCCATGGGGATGTGTTGCCTTCAG TGTGTGGCCATTCCAGAGATGCTGGGAAAATCGTGGGTGGCCAAGATGCGCCAGAAGGACAGTGGCCGTGGCAGGTCAGCCTGTGGATAGCTGGAGAGGGCCACGTATGTGGGGGCTCCCTCATCCACCCAGGATGGGTGCTCACGGCTGCCCACTGCTTCAACAG GTTTAAGGACCCTAGCTTTTACCAGGTGAAGGTTGGTGGACTGACACTCTCCCTTCTGGAGTCCCCCACAACCCTAGTGACTGTGAGGAGCATCTTTGTGCACCCCAGCTACCTCTGGGAAGACACATCTAGTGGAGATATTGCCTTGGTGCAACTGGGCACGCTTCTGAAACCCTCTCAATTCTCTCCCGTCTGCCTCCCGGAAGCCCAAGCTCCTCTCACCCCTGGGACTGTCTGTTGGGTAACGGGCTGGGGCTCTACCCAAGAAAGAG ACCTGGCGAGTGTCCTCCAGGAGTTAGCTGTGCCTCTCTTGGACTCGGAGGAGTGCGAGAAGATGTACCACATCCCGGAGAGCAGCCAGTCAGGGAAGCGATTCATCCAGTCAGACATGCTCTGTGCGGGCTACGCAGAGGGCCAGAAAGACTCCTGCCAG GGTGACTCTGGGGGACCACTGGTCTGTGTCATCAACAGTTCTTGGATCCAGGTGGGAATCACCAGCTGGGGAGTTGGCTGTGCTAGGCCGCTCAGGCCCGGCGTTTACACACGGGTGCCATTTTATGTAGACTGGATTCAGAAAACCTTGGCAGAGAACCATTCTGAACATTCTGAAGCCTGCGGGGGCCACTCCGGAGCCTCTGGGCCACATCCACTACTGATGCTAGTGTTGCTGGCAATAGCCTTGCCAGCGGCTCTGTGA
- the LOC142831493 gene encoding serine protease 30-like isoform X3: protein MESWTRCIFLLLLQLLPGGHGDVLPSVCGHSRDAGKIVGGQDAPEGQWPWQVSLWIAGEGHVCGGSLIHPGWVLTAAHCFNRFKDPSFYQVKVGGLTLSLLESPTTLVTVRSIFVHPSYLWEDTSSGDIALVQLGTLLKPSQFSPVCLPEAQAPLTPGTVCWVTGWGSTQERDLASVLQELAVPLLDSEECEKMYHIPESSQSGKRFIQSDMLCAGYAEGQKDSCQGDSGGPLVCVINSSWIQTGFRKPWQRTILNILKPAGATPEPLGHIHY, encoded by the exons ATGGAGTCCTGGACAAGgtgcatttttcttcttctgctgcagctgctgccag GAGGCCATGGGGATGTGTTGCCTTCAG TGTGTGGCCATTCCAGAGATGCTGGGAAAATCGTGGGTGGCCAAGATGCGCCAGAAGGACAGTGGCCGTGGCAGGTCAGCCTGTGGATAGCTGGAGAGGGCCACGTATGTGGGGGCTCCCTCATCCACCCAGGATGGGTGCTCACGGCTGCCCACTGCTTCAACAG GTTTAAGGACCCTAGCTTTTACCAGGTGAAGGTTGGTGGACTGACACTCTCCCTTCTGGAGTCCCCCACAACCCTAGTGACTGTGAGGAGCATCTTTGTGCACCCCAGCTACCTCTGGGAAGACACATCTAGTGGAGATATTGCCTTGGTGCAACTGGGCACGCTTCTGAAACCCTCTCAATTCTCTCCCGTCTGCCTCCCGGAAGCCCAAGCTCCTCTCACCCCTGGGACTGTCTGTTGGGTAACGGGCTGGGGCTCTACCCAAGAAAGAG ACCTGGCGAGTGTCCTCCAGGAGTTAGCTGTGCCTCTCTTGGACTCGGAGGAGTGCGAGAAGATGTACCACATCCCGGAGAGCAGCCAGTCAGGGAAGCGATTCATCCAGTCAGACATGCTCTGTGCGGGCTACGCAGAGGGCCAGAAAGACTCCTGCCAG GGTGACTCTGGGGGACCACTGGTCTGTGTCATCAACAGTTCTTGGATCCAG ACTGGATTCAGAAAACCTTGGCAGAGAACCATTCTGAACATTCTGAAGCCTGCGGGGGCCACTCCGGAGCCTCTGGGCCACATCCACTACTGA
- the LOC142831645 gene encoding prostatic spermine-binding protein-like yields the protein MLLLLTLALLAGPTCRAQNILDNKISTYFYIRGEDQGEIKGIRVFSSFYGFVGIQLLFGEQWSPIYGAQSSNQQKYLLSKGECVIAAGTNDSICVRYLHLVTSNGCKATLGTERDYFPFRVTCGSGKHALTIEGKYLSGTCITALNFKWGHSPEDLISGKPEDPMVSWCGAKEDGWGSDEDESNDRENAQNSNNKGSDDNGEGSKGACKDGSVDKGN from the exons atgctgctgctgctgaccttGGCCCTCCTTGCTGGCCCCACCTGCAGAGCCCAGA ACATACTGGACAATAAAATCAGTACCTATTTCTACATTCGCGGTGAAGATCAGGGTGAAATCAAGGGCATCCGGGTCTTCTCGAGTTTTTATGGATTCGTTGG catcCAGCTGCTGTTTGGTGAACAGTGGAGTCCCATCTATGGAGCTCAGTCATCAAATCAGCAGAAGTACCTGCTGAGTAAGGGTGAGTGTGTGATTGCTGCGGGCACTAACGACAGCATCTGTGTGCGTTACCTGCATTTGGTGACCAGCAATGGGTGCAAAGCCACTCTGGGTACTGAGAGGGACTATTTTCCCTTCCGAGTCACTTGTGGCTCAGGCAAGCACGCCCTGACGATCGAGGGCAAGTACTTGTCTGGTACTTGCATCACCGCGCTGAACTTCAAGTGGGGACACAGCCCTGAAGATTTGATCTCGGGGAAGCCAGAAGACCCGATGGTCAGTTGGTGCGGTGCCAAAGAGGACGGTTGGGGCAGTGATGAAGATGAAAGCAATGACAGAGAAAACgctcaaaacagcaacaataaggGCAGCGATGACAATGGTGAAGGCAGCAAGGGAGCCTGCAAAGATGGCAGTGTGGACAAAGGGAACTAA